In a genomic window of Besnoitia besnoiti strain Bb-Ger1 chromosome XI, whole genome shotgun sequence:
- a CDS encoding chloride transporter, chloride channel (ClC) family protein (encoded by transcript BESB_019890): MTISSQNSREPTSSPDHGVSRELPLLEKADAPGADSRVSASFCPDSPSRGSRAVAPCRQPCSSAYLKLPTPSSQCSFSSSASFLPHPQAAAASRGRRKSPPRVLRPPPSSFSRWRVPHTRLRDELQQPRHLPFFLWHDGDGGAACAAGSGSANASHPGAREQEASFFPLRLEMGFDVDAPAPCSPALIPVTSSYVSGLSGADEGCGIHRSRFRLFGWQAEEGAGERRRSLDTVPPLAFPARAADAHAGGFTAGGRRSKSSRRLSNIYQRLTLDAGFSDDSATGLSPRLSGEEGEGGARKAGGGRVFLRRLLRLRHGAAFGGTLRTESRESAAHVTQAGWTGWFSGLIFGRTPEASSPASLRTQLANMCSQCSRVWRSLSTDRYSGAHALSVNIVDLYAAYDEVHEAPHSANPRAEVATARSPRSAAGHADPAARAAGSHSPEEDSMPLSPEGKTPSAGSRPVGGPRGLCAGGRRCLLDGRALPGGESVSFWMALVFIGVLTALVSYFLDWVVDFVLLPLQENSIQRHSYAAILAYSVACAVVAAGCCLLVPQSQGSGIPELRTILSGSFIPRFFSFPTFFARCIGLLSCICGGLSVGKEGPFVHLSSIIATQLCRLVPCFRALVDSPSKLLSVLDVAVAAGVTATFGTPFGGVLFSIEVTATFFLVHALWKSYFCCIFCVLTFRLLHETFSPIEQLYQGAQLPAFDLSWEILNFALLGAICGCLGGTFVWSASKVLQLARRHAYTTGLRKIFFVCAVMLLLNLISNHSVVLKSEDRLKLGEFFDVENLNRDRWGCHELLSLALFAVFKFAATILSVACPVPAGVFTPIFVCGAALGRLYGSVLHRFRPSLSSPAAYALVGAASLAAGTTRTISVSVIVFELTGKLSHMIPVLLSVLMAYGVNSFFTISVYDVMLLIKDLPYVPKLKSKYAYNLQAKDIVAAAAYSRSQAAWRARRGEERRGWRSTGAVELQDVGGSGPGKAGAPQPNICGATSPPHAWRHDEAQREGCRRDSADSCGAEKTDKGAKDRAAAARRREDQAATRLDFVTASAGSASGVPAIQRGQRRVGCQGQGFLSPRQNEESSVIQVEEDVRQGERGFALSDVFVPPAEQDEEAETFVVALDKENGTVLDLILCRLLYSGVAVPVVSSVARPRVDGALSLAALDGYLSSLRLSFSATAPSPSSLAFSPLARSHSRYVGALLQKRKRNSLKKLGKKVRKLLLSPGSAPRHATPRRRRLRRRRRDSLGEESEGGGDAPVASADDRWGCGQSLDREWQGETEGGDERKTEEARTYELSPDRDEAEDCEGELLQPAGDGEADGSEKRENSSISDVYEAADESEGEGEDTKPRSDLIRRSVSPPEEARLSRGAEEDSGYQKRKRRSCGRRQREATSGRMSPSRPPSAQSCRAARRGAPTFLAASPSPPESSFSMASSELRNGSQASLCLNSAGSSSSSLGGMSVFHQTHPDAASLRPRSPGRSPPGRDNASSSRGDPVCRRAGLRRETPENRNHVDRQATEGDAESGERGGFRKAPTREDEENARALDALVWRVLGHMLCVCSPSEMLYLDSLPIDWGRLEIDAAPLCVLPETPVSKIHFMFTMLFLGQVFVSDNEGLLVGVITKQSLLHADNAVHSSLGGSRTRRSSSGPVWETFQLFTLLKGEVARLFSLELRGHGGGQGEEAHARAGTEAVRVSYARGRE, translated from the exons ATGACCATTTCTTCTCAGAATTCCCGCGAGCCAACTAGCTCGCCGGATCATGGAGTCTCGCGCGAGCTACCTTTGCTCGAAAAAGCTGACGCTCCGGGCGCGGACTCCCGGGTTTCCGCATCGTTCTGTCCAGACTCGCCGTCACGAGGCTCGCGTGCCGTCGCCCCTTGTCGCCAGCCCTGCTCGTCTGCGTATCTGAAGCTGCCCACTCCGTCTTCTCAGtgttccttttcttcttccgcgtcgttcCTTCCTCacccgcaggccgcagcggccagccgcggacggcgcaagagtccgccgcgtgtcttgcgccccccgccgtcttctttttcccgCTGGCGAGTGCCACATACCCGCTTGAGggacgagctgcagcagccccgcCACCTGCCGTTTTTTCTTTGGCATGACGGCGATGGCGGTGCGGCGTGTGCTGCGGGCTCGGGGTCCGCCAACGCGTCTCacccaggcgcgcgcgagcaggaAGCCTCTTTTTTCCCTCTTCGTCTCGAGATGGGTTTCGAcgtcgacgcgcctgcgccctgtTCGCCTGCGCTGATCCCCGTGACCTCCTCCTATGTCTCTGGGCTCTCTGGAGCGGATGAGGGATGCGGCATTCACAGGAGTCGCTTTCGTCTCTTCGGCTGGCaggccgaggagggcgctggcgagaggcgaagaagtcTGGACACCgtcccgccgctcgccttccctgcgagagccgcggacgcgcatgCGGGCGGCTTCACAGCCGGCGGGCGAAGGAGCAAGTCCAGTCGCAGACTCTCTAACATCTATCAGCGACTGACGCTCGACGCGGGGTTTTCTGACGACAGCGCGACGGGTCTGAGTCCTCGACTCTCCggtgaagaaggcgagggaggcgcgcgcaaaGCCGGTGGAgggcgcgtcttcctcaggCGCCTGCTTCGACTCCGCCACGGCGCCGCGTTTGGCGGGACGCTGCGgacggagagccgcgagagcgccgcgcacgtGACGCAGGCGGGCTGGACGGGATGGTTTTCTGGCCTTATCTTCGGGCGCACCCCCGAGGCTTCCTCGCCAGCGAGTCTCCGCACGCAGCTCGCCAACATGTGCAGCCAGTGTTCGCGGGTGTGGCGGAGTCTCTCGACAGACCGGTacagcggcgcgcacgcgctcaGCGTGAACATCGTGGATCTGTACGCCGCCTACGACGAAGTCCACGAGGCACCCCACAGCGCGAacccgcgcgcggaggtagccacggcgcggtcgccgaggTCGGCTGCCGGTCACGCAGatcccgcggcgcgggcagctgGGTCCCACTCGCCAGAGGAAGACTCGATGCCCTTGTCGCCCGAAGGCAAAACTCCGTCTGCAGGCTCGCGCCCAGTCGGcggccctcgcggcctctgtgCCGGGGGCCGGCGGTGTCTCCTCGACGGCAGAGCGCTCCCTGGCGGCGAAAGCGTTTCCTTTTGGATGGCGCTCGTCTTCATCGGGGTGCTG ACCGCGCTGGTGTCCTACTTTCTGGACTGGGTGGTCGACTTCGTTCTACTTCCTCTTCAAGAAAATTCAATTCAGCGGCATTCCTACGCCGCGATCCTGGCGTactccgtcgcctgcgcagtcGTGGCGGCGGGgtgctgtctcctcgtgcCGCAGAGTCAAG GCTCTGGCATTCCCGAATTGCGGACGATTTTGTCGGGCTCGTTTAttccgcgttttttctcttttccgACGTTTTTCGCACGGTGCATTGGCTTGCTGTCCTGCATCTGCGGCGGTTTGTCCGTGGGGAAAGAAGGCCCCTTTGTGCACCTGTCGTCCATCATCGCGACGCAGCTATGCCGTCTCGTGCCCTGCTTCCGCGCGCTCGTCGACTCGCCGTCGAAGCTCCTCTCGGTTCTCGACGTCGCGGTGGCTGCAGGGGTCACAGCGACCTTCGGTACGCCGTTTGGTGGAGTCTTGTTTTCGATTGAAGTCACCGCGACTTTTTTCCTCGTGCATGCGCTCTGGAAGAGCTACTTTTGCTGCATCTTCTGCGTCCTCaccttccgcctcctccacgagACGTTCTCGCCCATCGAACAACTCTACcagggcgcgcagctgccggctTTCGATCTCTCGTGGGAAATCCTCAACTTtgctctcctcggcgcgatctgcggctgcctcggcggTACGTTCGTCTGGAGCGCGAGCAAAGTCCTCCAGCTTGCCAGGCGCCACGCGTACACGACAGGCCTGCGTAAaatcttcttcgtctgtgcGGTCATGCTCCTGCTCAATCTCATCAGCAACCATTCGGTCGTCCTCAAGAGCGAG GATCGGCTGAAGTTGGGCGAATTCTTCGATGTGGAGAACCTCAATAGAGACCGATGGGGGTGTCACGAGCTCCTCTCCCTGGCGCTGTTCGCCGTCTTCAAGTTCGCCGCGACGATTCTCTCCGTCGCTTGCCCTGTACCTGCTGGCGTGTTCACCCCTATCTTCGTCTGTGGAGCCGCGCTCG GGCGGCTGTACGGCTCTGTGCTGCACCGCTTCCGCCCCAGCCTGTCGTCCCCGGCCGCCTATGcgctcgtcggcgcggcgtcccTCGCTGCCGGCACGACTCGGACCATCAGC GTCAGCGTGATTGTTTTTGAACTCACAGGGAAACTCAGCCACATGATTCCGGTGCTGCTCTCCGTCTTGATGGCCTACGGCGTCAACAGCTTCTTCACGATTTCGGTCTACGACGTAATGCTCCTTATCAAAGACCTGCCGTACGTGCCCAAACTGAAATCCAAGTACGCCTACAATCTGCAGGCGAAGGAcatcgtcgccgccgcagcttaTAGTCGGAGTCAGGCAGcctggagagcgaggcgcggagaagaaaggagagggTGGCGAAGCACAGGAGCAGTCGAGTTGCAGGACGTGGGGGGGTCCGGACCAGGCAAGGCTGGAGCCCCTCAGCCGAACATTTGTGGAGCAACTTCTCCTCCACACGCCTGGCGACACGACGAAGCACAGCGAGAGGGCTGCCGTCGCGACTCTGCAGACTCCTGTGGCGCCGAAAAAACAGACAAAGGCGCGAAGGACcgggctgcggcagcgcgacggcgcgaggacCAAGCAGCTACCCGCCTCGACTTCGTCACCGCTTCTGCGGGAAGCGCCTCGGGTGTGCCTGCAATCCAGCGAGGCCAGAGGCGCGTCGGGTGTCAGGGGCAGGgttttctttctccgcggcAGAACGAGGAGAGTAGTGTGATACAGGTAGAGGAAGATGTGCGacagggcgagcgcggatTTGCGCTATCCGACGTCTTCgtgccgcctgcagagcaagacgaggaagcggagacgtTCGTTGTGGCGCTGGACAAAGAAAACGGCACTGTTCTG GACCTCATCCTGTGCCGTCTCCTCTACTCAGGGGTGGCTGTTCCTGTGGTGTCGAGTgtcgcgcgtcctcgagTCGACGGCGCGTTGTCTTTGGCGGCTCTCGACGGCTACCTGTCTTCCCTCCGTCTTTCGTTCTCTGCAACGGCGCCATCGCCTTCCTCCTTGGCCTTCTCGCCACTCGCGCGTTCGCACTCGCGCTACGTCGGCGCGCTCCTCCAGAAGCGAAAGCGAAATTCGCTCAAGAAACTCGGCAAAAAAGTGAGGAAACTGCTGCTCTCGCCCGGGTCCGCCCCCCGCCACGCCACACCacgacggaggcggctgcggcggagacgcagggacAGTTTGGGtgaagagagcgagggaggcggagacgcgccggtCGCGAGCGCAGACGACCGTTGGGGATGCGGGCAAAGTCTCGACAGAGAATGGCAAGGTGAAACAGAGGGAGGTGACGAGCGAAAAACCGAAGAAGCAAGGACGTACGAACTGTCACCGGATCGGGATGAAGCAGAAGACTGTGAAGGAGAGCTGCTGCAACcagcaggcgacggagaagcagacggAAGCGAGAAAAGGGAGAATAGCTCAATATCCGATGTATACGAGGCGGCCGACGAGAGTGAGGGCGAAGGGGAAGACACCAAGCCGCGAAGCGATCTCATCCGCCGCAGTGTTTCGCCTCCGGAGGAAGCAAGGCTTTCAAGGGgggcggaagaagacagcggctatcagaagaggaagcgacgcagTTGCGgtcgcagacagcgagaagcAACGAGCGGGCGAATGTCCCCTTCTCGCCCGCCGTCAGCGCagagctgccgcgcagcgcggcgcggcgctccaaccttcctcgcagcctctccttccccccctGAGTCGTCGTTCTCCATGGCGTCCTCAGAACTGCGCAACGGTTCGCAGGCGTCGCTCTGCTTGAATTCCGCTGgcagctcctcttcgtccctTGGAGGTATGTCTGTCTTTCACCAGACACATCCCGATGCGGCATCTCTGCGCCCGAGGTCTCCAGGCCGTTCCCCGCCTGGCAGAGATAACGCATCCAGCTCGCGAGGCGATCCCGTTTGCAGGCGCGCTGGGctgcgaagagagacgccaGAGAACAGGAACCACGTCGACCGGCAAGcgacagaaggcgacgcagaaagcgGGGAGCGCGGTGGCTTCCGCAAGGCGCCaacgagagaagacgaagagaacgCGCGAGCGTTAGACGCTCTGGTGTGGCGGGTGCTCGGGCACATG CTCTGCGTGTGCTCGCCCTCGGAAATGCTTTACCTCGACAGCCTGCCAATCGACTGGGGGCGCCTGGAGATagacgctgcgcctctctgcgtgcttCCCGAGACGCCTGTG AGCAAAATCCACTTCATGTTTACCATGCTCTTCCTAGGACAGGTCTTTGTCTCGGATAACGAGGGCTTGCTCGTCG GCGTCATCACCAAGCAGTCCTTACTCCACGCAGACAACGCGGTGCACTCGTCGCTCGGAGGCAGTCGCACGCGGCGAAGCAGTTCAGGTCCAGTGTGGGAGACTTTTCAGCTTTTCACGCTTCTCAAAGGCGAAGTCGCGCGCCTGTTTAGTCTCGAGCTTCGAGGCCACGGTGGGgggcagggagaggaggcgcatgcgcgggcgGGGACCGAGGCGGTGCGAGTGAGCtacgcgagaggaagagaatGA
- a CDS encoding hypothetical protein (encoded by transcript BESB_019900): protein MAAAPASLKSSRSSSLTSSGSALPLHHTPAASAARARLASTLSSSASVAPAPLAPDAHADFLSLLLMSPTPVSTIERLFAAGADGAGAPGPETVAHVQKVLSTLTVQQASRSEELRNLIGLRYLSFLHSADSIRAMVSAATDLDSHAARVCRVLETLRAGEAEKEDSSDKHTRGSRRDASRGTLLCGGASDDDLRRSFSGSRLHEGRNGEAEFSPGARLPQPPWDGVGDQDAFFLLSATPLDSWLDGDASSPGLALAPAPVSSVRVAAETSSELRGRHAPSAASAASRGAALAGVWRSQQDMPGSRGSREDLPDPRRDLALRVLLRDMQVQLSVTSRFWRYVRDASVLNALKLLCLDTPTQQRTLAATIDAIQQERRPPPPQAIDPSDSVSSIASRGEAAEGGLGDADAEASSRETETLSSLAEDCRVILAQAHNEAGLLLKLLCTYTLQSLSTPLLSSPVALQAGATLLLLPWSVSQRVFSSFESTGSHAASEDGDARRIGALSAATSAVPPASSSHLAALIDVFFSCRSEALQRLRARPAEPEKQEDEQRRQLCCACSAENGEEPRGNASAAEARLSRAKDDKLPRQGNAARSQKHGANRVDWPPGTAASRCLACTLHNAIFAFESSVGAAGILFLPSPSSMSFASQGSNSPLKGPPVSAAAPAAPAPNSSDSSVSSSPSRSTFLVIDVAHAALFPDRADGACNAPSASRGESALLAAPSSGPEAAQLRTQLEEAERELSVLRAVDWHDTEEPLASAGSRPPAAAALPLPSLLLSKFSRFWLTWRKDVLASVASAVEEEKRRGTLQTCHDVHSVWSAVMRRLEASRASFLASCSLDDRRHAPCGAARESAACGETKQAGERQRDMWRAAWTRVVRALLHPSVCSEALPRESCDSRGDASGEGEAEAGSGLLTHEAKAICRRLSEALLAQQVERQLCFCPSPQEPSRAPRDSSRRKKAPLETEAPAASAVLGSVGAWVSPLLPGAGVSEAARSALAERFDAFNRAFAAILEDLTFMQLDGDAACAIAQKGDSGLEDASLDAGRCVLLRALVARLQTELEAVVWPALLASSHEQSFLSSPPSFAGFLDESPLASEAATAWAARGRGLEILLRTAGPKEEDCGDSRDSAGEGFFAPAPVVSPRAKGLRRARPENAFAAFLRRSWVAGEERSAQAAPAQASVSQGPSAGDRREQREAIACVLCEGMTAGYLAAFTVAAVEIVKPVCAVFKQSLLRAVLNDDTGLSWGESATWSSRALGAGRRLRVEEGSAQFLAQERLRRRYPGPGGLARAQRPAEREELQKGAAGAVPLFTLPKEATAATTQAVMHVAAEASRCLDSLGINPLYFPPSSSSASAFVDVLKIVAGDAFAEVIASVLSEIEQEASQASAAVEGARPLAAYGLLRLLFDTCLLLCVFKPSSPPPHVVRVRELRARRKDAARRGARAREADSQTEGGEAEFSVAFLKVGSQKRGKEGEAEEPKTLALRETETVWSSLFKANPTETHECLERTAEGIRNALRTLRIGRTREEAAPLEADARRETHEKAEAEREIEAIRRASASFVVAAGLLFDPLLPPSSSCFSAAAGVAFFEPSPLQLLPPRERFQLLPVPSVAPGTASPGRQESEKSLSRALSLDEQSVCAAADPERAPRQSAAGAEDGVSFKMVSKNLQTWLSRPAAVMGGDGKTSPLSLLPAAARNGRAPAPAGEKARLAAGLNGAEPAGGGAGGMNVDTLTKHMGDMGSFFGRQMEHVQNRVSEVVRKGMARMEEGNAEDRMR from the exons ATGGCAGCGGCTCCGGCCTCTTTGAAGTCCTCGCGATCCTCCTCCCTCACGTCGTCTGggtcggcgctgcctctgcaccACACCCCGGCTGCGTCCGCTGCTcgagcgcgcctcgcttcgactttgtcttcctctgcttccgtCGCGCCCGCACCGCTGGCTCCAGACGCCCACGCGGactttctgtctctgctcctTATGTCACCCACGCCAGTCTCCACGATCGAGCGGCTcttcgctgcgggcgccgacggcgcgggcgcgccaggcCCGGAGACCGTCGCGCATGTGCAGAAGGTGCTGAGTACGTTGACAGTCCAGCAGGCGTCGAGGAGCGAGGAGTTGAGGAATTTGATCGGCCTACGCTACCTGTCATTTCTTCACTCCGCCGACTCGATTCGCGCAATGgtcagcgccgccaccgacctcgacagccacgccgcgcgcgtctgccgagTCCTCGAaacgctgcgcgcgggcgaggcagagaaggaagactCAAGCGACAAACACACTCGGGGCTCGCGTCGAGACGCTTCCCGGGGGACGCTGCTCTGCGggggcgccagcgacgacgacctCCGGCGGTCGTTTTCCGGCAGTCGGCTGCACGAAGGCCGGAATGGGGAAGCAGAGTTCTCTCCtggcgcgaggctgccgcagccgccgtggGACGGCGTTGGAGACCAAGACGCGTTCTTCCTGCTCAGTGCTACGCCCCTGGACAGTTGGCTCGACGGagacgcgtcttcgcctgggCTGGCTCTCGCCCCAGCGCCAGTCTCTTCTGTTCGTGTCGCAGCAGAGACAAGCAGCGagctgcgagggcgacacgcaccctccgcggcctcggcagcctcgcgtggcgccgcgctggctggCGTGTGGAGGAGTCAGCAGGACATGCCGGGCTCCAGGGGATCGCGCGAAGACCTTCCGGACCCGAGGAGAGATCTCGCTCTGCGAGTGCTTCTGCGCGACATGCAGGTACAGCTGAGTGTGACTTCGCGTTTCTGGCGGTATGTCCGCGACGCCTCTGTTCTGAACGCGTTGAAGCTCCTCTGCCTAGACACACCGACACAGCAACGCACGCTCGCCGCGACCATTGACGCCATCCAGCAGGaacgccgccctccgcctccgcaagCGATCGACCCGTCCGACTCGGTTTCTTCTAtagcgagccgcggagaggcagcggaaggcggTCTCGgcgatgcagacgcagaagcttCTTCGCGCGAGACGGAGACGCTCTCCTCGTTGGCTGAAGACTGCCGAGTGATCTTGGCGCAAGCTCACAACGAAGCCGGCCTCCTGCTCAAGCTGctgtgtacgtacaccttGCAGAGTCTCTCCACCCCTCTTTTGTCTTCCCCTGTCGCGCTGCAAGCAGGTGCCAcgcttctccttctgccCTGGAGCGTCTCCCaacgcgttttctcttctttcgaGTCTACGGGTTCTCACGCGGCGTCGGAGGACGGGGATGCCCGCCGAATCGGTGCGTTGTCTGCCGCCACGTCTGCCGTTCcgcctgcttcttcctcgcatCTCGCCGCATTGATCgacgttttcttctcctgtCGAAGCGAGGCTCTACAGCGGCTCCGCGCACGGCCAGCAGAACCAGAGAAACAGGAGGACGAGCAACGGAGACAGTTGTGTTGTGCGTGCAGCGCCGAAAATGGGGAAGAGCCGAGAGGGaacgcttcggcggcggaggcgcgtctctcgcgtgcaAAGGACGACAAGCTTCCGCGCCAGGGCAACGCCGCGCGGAGCCAGAAGCATGGAGCGAACCGTGTGGATTGGCCTCCAGGcactgctgcctcgcgctgcctcgcgtgcaCGCTGCATAATGCCATATTCGCGTTCGAGTCTTCTGTCGGAGCCGCTGGCATTCTGTTTctcccttctccttcttccatGTCGTTCGCCTCACAAGGCAGCAACTCGCCCTTGAAAGGCCCGCCGGtctcggctgccgcgccggcggcgccggcaccAAATTCTTCCGACTCTTCtgtttcgtcttcgccctctaGGTCCACGTTCCTCGTTATCGACGTCGCTCACGCAGCCTTGTTTCCTGaccgcgcggacggcgctTGCAACGCCCCATCTGCCAGCAGAGGAGAATCAGCTCttctcgcagcgccttccAGTGGCCCTGAGGCTGCTCAGTTGCGCACGCAGctcgaagaagcggagagggagCTTTCTGTCCTACGCGCTGTCGACTGGCACGACACGGAAGagcccctcgcctccgccgggtcgcgcccgcctgcggccgccgcccttccccttccctctcttctgctgTCAAAGTTTTCTCGGTTTTGGCTGACGTGGAGAAAGGACGTGCTCGcgtccgtcgcctccgcggtcgaggaagaaaagcgacGGGGAACGCTGCAGACGTGCCACGATGTGCACAGTGTCTGGTCGGCG GTTATGCGGCGGCTAGAGGCAAgtcgcgcctccttcctcgcgtccTGTTCTCTGGATGACAGGCGCCATGCGCcatgcggcgctgcgagagagagcgcggcatgcggagaaacgaagcaagcgggcgagcgccagcgcgacATGTGGAGAGCCGCGTGGACGCGAGTCGtgcgcgcgcttcttcacCCGTCGGTTTGCTCAGAGGCTCTGCCGCGGGAGTCATGCGActcccgcggagacgcaagcggggaaggcgaagcagaggccgGAAGCGGTCTCCTGACGCACGAGGCGAAAGCCATCTGCCGCCGGCTCTCCGAGGCGTTGCTCGCGCAGCAGGTGGAGCGGCAACTTTGTTTCTGTCCTTCGCCCCAAG agccctctcgggcgccgcgggactCGAGTCGACGAAAGAAGGCGCCCCTGGAAActgaggcgccggcggcttcGGCCGTGTTGGGCTCCGTGGGGGCCTGGGTGTCCCCGCTGCTCCCGGGGGCCGGGGTctccgaggcggcgcgctccgccctcgccgagCGCTTCGACGCGTTCAACCGTGCGTTTGCAGCGATTCTCGAAGACCTCACGTTCATGCAGctcgacggagacgccgcgtgcgccaTCGCGCAGAAAGGCGACAGCGGGCTCGAGGACGCGTCGCTCGACGCTGGGCGGTGTGTGCTCCTTCGTGCCCTCGTGGCACGTCTGCAGACCGAGCTGGAGGCCGTGGTGTGGcctgctctcctcgcctcgtcgcatGAGCagtctttcctctcttctccgccttcgttcGCCGGCTTCCTCGACGAGTCGCCGCTGGCATCGGAGGCTGCGACAGCGTGGGCggctcgagggcgaggcctgGAGATTCTGCTGCGCACCGCGGGTCCAAAAGAGGAGGACtgcggcgacagcagagaTAGCGCTGGCGAGGGTTTCTTTGCCCCGGCGCCTGTGGTCTCTCCTCGTGCAaagggcctgcgccgcgcgcgtcctgaGAACGCGTTCGCGGCCTTTCTCCGGCGCTCGTGGGTGGCGGGGGAAGAGCGCAGTGCTcaggccgcgcctgcgcaggcgtccgTCTCGCAAGGGCCCTCGGCGGGAGACCGGAGggagcagcgagaagcgatCGCCTGCGTGCTGTGCGAGGGGATGACGGCGGGCTACCTCGCGGCCTTCACTGTTGCCGCTGTCGAGATCGTGAAgcccgtctgcgccgtcttcAAGCAGTCCCTGCTGCGCGCAGTGCTCAACGATGACACGGGCCTGTCGTGGGGGGAGAGCGCGACTTGGTCCAGTCGCGCCCTCGGGGCGGGGAGGAGGCTGCGAGTggaagaaggcagcgcgcAGTTCCTCGCTcaggagcgcctgcggcgaaggTATCCGGGACCTGGCGGGCTGGCtagggcgcagaggccggcggagcgcgaagagctgCAGAAAGGAG ctgcgggcgccgtgCCACTCTTTACACTCCCGAAAGAAGCTacggccgcgacgacgcaagCTGTCATGCATGTCGCAGCTGAAGCGAGCAGATGCCTCGACAGCTTAGG GATCAATCCGCTCTATtttccgccttcctcgtcttcggcctCCGCGTTCGTCGACGTGCTGAAAAtcgtcgcaggcgacgcgttTGCCGAGGTGATCGCTAGCGTGCTTTCTGAGATCGAACAGGAagcgtcgcaggcgtctgccgccgtggagggcgcgcggccgctggcggctTACGGGCTcttgcgcctcctctttgacacttgtctcctcctctgcgtgtttaaaccgtcctcgccgcccccgcaCGTCGTGCGCGTTCGCGAGCTGAGGGCACGGCGgaaggacgcggcgcgccgcggagcccgagCCCGCGAAGCAGACTCGCAAacagaggggggggaggcagagTTTTCTGTCGCCTTTTTGAAAGTTGGCAGCCAGAAGAGAGGCAAGGAAGGGGAGGCGGAAGAACCGAAAACGCTGGCGCTGAGGGAGACGGAGACGGTTTGGTCGTCGCTCTTCAAAGCCAATCCGACGGAAACTCACGAGTGCTTGGAGAGAACTGCAGAAGGCATTCGAAACGCGCTTCGCACATTGAGAATCGGCAGGACGcgggaggaagccgcgccgctggaggctgacgcgaggcgcgagactcACGAAAAAGCGGAGGCAGAACGAGAGATTGAAGCCATCAG gagagcgagcgcctcgtttgtggtcgccgcgggcctgctgTTTGACCCGCTGcttccgccctcctcgagctgcttttcggcggccgccggtgTCGCGTTCTTCGAGCCTTCGCCGCTTCAACTCCTGCCCCCGAGAGAGCGATTTCAGCTGCTGCCAGTCCCATCTGTCGCTCCAG GAACTGCATCGCCTGGGCGtcaagagagcgagaagtCCCTCTCGCGTGCGCTGTCGCTGGACGAACAGAGTGtgtgcgcagccgcggaccCCGAGCGGGCCCCAcggcagagcgccgcgggcgccgaagacg GCGTCTCCTTCAAGATGGTTTCGAAAAACCTGCAGACGTGGCTGAGTCGGCCTGCCGCGGTCatgggcggcgacggcaagacctcgccgctgtcgcttcttcccgctgcggcgcggaacgggcgcgcgccggcgcccgcgggcgagaaggcgcggctcgccgcgggcctcaacggcgcggagcccgcaggcggcggcgccggcggcatgAACGTCGATACGCTCACGAAGCACATGGGAGACATGGGATCCTTCTTCGGCAGGCAGATGGAGCACGTCCAGAACCGCGTCTCCGAAGTGGTTCGAAAGGGCATGGCTCGGAtggaagaaggaaacgccgAAGACCGAATGCGATGA